TCAAcagagccaaaaaaaaaaaaaaaatgaaataattgcATGCTTCATTCAGCAATAGCATTCACCACTTTTTTTCCAACTACAAGGAACCAAAAACTAGTGTGAAATGCCACTTAGATGtcaaaagaagaatttaaGAGGTggtaattgaaaaaagaaagcatCGACCTCTTCAGACAGTAACTCAACAAGAGCTGTCTTGACAAAATACTTCACAGAGGCTTTCGGAACTTCCCGTGAACCCAAACCCTCCGCATGCTCTTCCCCTTTCCACGATTCACTGACTTGACACAGCAATATTCAAGTTCAACCTGCAGGAGCAGCCTATGGTCACTTATTTCTTGAGTAAAACTGACTAGAAGAAATTCTAAATCTTTGTTTAGTTTTAAGAAGTTGGCGGAATTAACACAGACAAGAATCAAAACAGAGATTTACCATGCAAACTATGCAGCATTGCAAACAAATACTGCCCTTTATAACAACCCAATAGCAAGAAATTTATACCTCAATGAAGCCTGCATTGACAAAAAGGTTCCTGACAGAATCAATAGTGAAGAAATAAGAACGGGTTCCATCTGATCGCATATACTCCTTGAACTCCACTCTTTGTTCTGGCTTGAATCGCAGCATGGTCATGTCATATAGGCCTAAGTTTATTATACAGAATATTTGTTGTTAAGAGCTGGACTTACTGATTATATCTAACAGCAAGACATATCAAAAGCCTCCTGCAGAaactaattttgtaatatagtGGTTTATACCGTAATCCCTAAAAAGGAGAAGACCACCAGGCTTCAAGACAGAGTAGCACTCTCTGATTGCTGTTGGCATCCTTTGGAGGGGTACTGCTGATAGTGTGAATATCTGatacataatgtaacatcataTTGAAAGCCATGTAAATTTTTTCCgtaaatttcttttacaaattaaagtaGGAATCTCAGGGGTGAAAATCAGGGAAGTTCTGGTGAGGCGCTAGTAAGGAGATTTggtcaagaaaaagaaagcaaatctTAGGATACCCGACGATGGCCTATAGACTACAGATCAAGATTCTCTCTTGATCTGAGCTTCTTTTGAGCAAAACACAAGTAGAAGATTGGTAGTTAGTAGATAAGAATGTAAAGGTAGTTAAATCTGAACCATTAACTATCACTACTACGCACGTGGCACAAGATCTTTAAAAGCTCAAGAAAGGTCAAATTAGGAGAGGGTCCTAATTCATAGACTTAGTTGTGCATGCTAAAATGTTTGGGCAAACAAAAGCACATACCAAGGTGATAAAGTCCACGCCACCAATACAACAGTCATCTTGtctcaacaaattttttaaatgtggtttatttttctcttcagtATCTGGAGAATCAAACATAACTCCTTAGTTCATAACACAAATGGAGCCATTGTTAATTACATGAAGTATGAAGCGCAGGGAACAAAAGGGTTAGGCTAGAAACCTGAAAAGCAATCATGCTGCTTTTGTTGAAAACTTTCCAGGCAAGAATTGCAAGCCAACCACTCTGGAAATCCAGCTGTACAGAAATCACAATAGAACGGACAGAAACGATCTTTTACTGAGCCTATATCAGCGGCATCCACAAACTCTTTGGCCCTCTCCAGAATCTCAGAGCTACAATCGCATGCatatacaataatattctcattcccactgcaaaagaaaagaaagagttggttttgatgataacaGTTTGAAAGACTACCAGAATTGAAGCAGAGAGTATTTCTAAGAGCTTTGGCTTGAAGCAAACCATAAGACTATTTTGCCATTGTTCAATCAAGCTGGAAACCTAATTAATCATCCGTCCTATCTATTCTTGAATCTTATGCAGATTGGGCCAACAAATTGGCAGTCTTTCAGAAGCTAAAGTACGTTGAAGATTATCAAAATCACAAACATGGGCTACATGTTATAACATACTTCTATATGATTTCAGATTAGCAAGTATGACGTAATTTTGACTTCCGCTGACGGCTGGACAATTACTGTAATATTCCCCATCAACAAGAAAGCTAAAATTTTCATGACCATTATTGTAATATTCCCCATCAACAAGAGAAgctaaaattttcattttaattactaCACTGAAATCTGCTATCAAAGAACCATTTCCAAAATTGCCTATAGCATCCAATGCTGCCTCATGACAATTTGACAGCTCTGCAGTAAACTAAGTTGTAAATAATAACTGTTACAGGAATATAAGCTCCTGCCTTTTGACAGAGGTCCATTGTAATCTTCTTAGACAAGCAAACAGTTGCCAAATTTGGAAGTTTCCTTCCTTTATGCAAGTGTTCAAAAGTTTTATCACATACAAAAAGATCATGACATCCTCTTGAAACACTCTATATGCTCAATCTTCAggaaataaaaactctattagaTACGAGGAACTATTGAATATTTATTGGAATTAGTTGCCAATCTACAGAATAAGATAGGCAACCTCAGAGTACAAAGCAAGCTTCAGAAAAACTGCTCCTACAATTCAGGTATCATGAGCAAAATAGTTGGAAAAGAATATAACTTTTTGGTATTTAAGATATAGCCAATTAAATATGGTAATAACGATTACTTGTACATGGTTCAAAGGCATATAGCAAGGCacctagaaaaaaaaaatagaagaaaaggaatctaaaagaagaaaacttgTAAGCTTACCGCAAAATTGGAAGAGCAGTGCTACCATTACCACATCCCACTTCCAAAAGCTTAGAAGATCCCCCACAAGAAACTAGTTCTGGGAATTCCTTCAGTAAATACCGTCTCTCCTACATCCACAGATAGACACTCCAATAAAGTAGGGAATAAAGAATGACATAGATCCTGAATCAAGCATGGAAGCTGCATGAGAAACTTATCAATGTCAGAGTAGAccaaaactcaaatccaaGAAATTTCTAAGAAAGATACAAATCAATGTCATTTACAGATTCAAATATGAAAGTAGTCACTTCCACAAATATGAAAGAGTAATGCTAGAACCACAAACTCTTTGTACAAACTATTTTGTACTAACGACGTGGCATAACAGAACTGGTGGaatgaaaaacataaaataataaaaataatttatgcaGGTAATGTGGTGTTTCAAGCTCCCCATTACCATTATGTCACATTAGTTTGTACAATGAGTTTTGCGGCTCTAGAATTATGAAAATGTgggttaaataatttttatctaaactaaaaattatgatataataTCTGAAGACAAGTGATCGCAAGTTcatctatttatattaaaaattaatacatagtTAATTGTCTTCACTAATTTATTCTTCAAGATATGCAGAAATCATAATATCACATCAACCCCATGGCACCAAATTaatgaacaaataaaataatgaagaaactGTAATAGAAACAGAAGGATAAGCAAACCTTGAAGAACTTGCCAGAGGAGTGGCGGCTGTGAAACCTTTTCCATGCATCTGAATCTTTTTCTGCTTCTTGTGCTGCTTCTGGTGAAGAATTATATGGAAGTAAATGGTATTGGAGAGATGGGTCATTTTCGATTTCTTGTTTCAATGTTTCCCATTCGAAGTCTTTTGAGTGATACTCTCCTGCTCCTGCTGATGATGATACACTCATTTCCCTTtatcagaatttttttttttttttttttgagagaaTCCAGTTTAAGTTTCTGACAAAATCTAGTTAAAGGTTGAAGGAGAGCTTGTggctaaatttttatgtaaggCCTATTGTTGTTGGTTGGGCTAGAAAATATTTCCGTAAGGCCCAATCTGGCTAGAAATGcctagaaaacaaaagagggtcatcaatttttattttcattttatatattattgttttagtgaatgtttttcaataattcaccattattttttttaaaaaataagagataGATAGTTTACAAAGTTTGTATCCTTACAGATAGATAAGACATTTTCTTATAGGATTATATGATAATTAGTTTTGaacttgaatatttttcattcaaatttaaatttatattggtTTTACATCAGTTAGGATACAAACTTTGAATGATTGTATTAGtactcaaaaaataaataagtagtATATGTAAATTTAAACTATCATTTGAAACTCTAAACttacaataaaacaatttttttgggaTCAAGTGGAAAATGTCTTTAaaaaagtgataatttaaaaagatgaaCCAATCCCCTAAACAATTGAATCAATcacacaaaaaaagaaaataaaaacaactatgatagaaattaataattaaaaggatTAGATTGCATTATTTAGAATGGTTGGTTGGTTAAATTCATCccatataaattaataccaATGCGATGTTCGGTTGCAATAAATTAAGGCAAGACAGAAGAGGTTTTTGTttcctcttcattttcttttgttccgTTGGCAAaagttaacttaaaattaaatgggaAATTATTCACCGAGCACCTGTTTTTTCagactttttaaaaaatacacaattttattttttttggaatccacctgaaattacattttttttcacttgtcCATTTCTGTGTGGAAACCGTTAAAAAAACTAACAGAATATTGtataaatgacttttttacccttaaatgtaaaagataaattatctactgaccacttttttttttcgtatttttttaaaaatacacaaatcttaatttttttgctgaaCTTTACTTGAAGTTATATTGCTTTACACCTGTCCGCCACTGTGTCgttgataattttacccttatgatgtcaatAAAACTCTAATGGTGTTATAACGAGAGTaaactaatgaaaaaaaatgttaatttcaGATAGAGcgttgtaaaaaaaaagatttgtttattttttaaaaagtgaaaaaataggtagtcggtggataattttccaaattaaattcCATTCAAATTCCAATTTCCATTATTCGAGAAACTTGGTTTCCTTCTTGATGAGTAAGGAAATTCAGATTCCACACCATTAGAAGGTTATTGTAACCTATTTtgccattttttaattttgattttctaattttatccTTGGACAGAtctaactgaaaaaaaaaaaaaaagccctaATTCTCTAGCCTCTTACTCAAAATCGACGGATCCTCTTCTCAACTGCCAGCAGCTTTTGCTAGAGATAATGAGCGTCGACGATAACTTTGGAGCGTACGAAACTATTCCAAATTTCAACAACGCGTCTCATCATCCTCCTTACAGTTTCTTGTTTGATTTTCATaacaaaaagtgaaaaatcaagCAAAGGAGAATGGTGTTAACAGTTGAAGCTCGGTTGTTGAATTCTTGTGCACGCAATAGTCAATTTGCTCAAAAACAGAAGAAATGGTGCCTTTTCATGCACCACAAAGTTGCGTAAAGGTGTATGCTTTGGCTAGCGGTTCGTTTGCATTTGCATGCCCCCATCATTAGATTTATTGAGCAGCATGCAAATGCCTACACCTTGCCAATGAATAATACCCGGACCACCAATATTTTCTACCCCTCTCAGAAAAGTTCACACAGCCGGCTGCGGCCAATTAGTTTTTGGTGAGAAAAATTGATAagctaaattatattttcaacaaaaaaaatactaaaaacaATATAGATTTATTATCAAACAATCGTGGAAAAAAATCACCTTAACTTTCAAACCACAATGGCTTTTGGTGTATTTAAACCTGTAGTTTGAAAGCCTAAGTTGCTTGACGAAAGTACCAAACAGTGCCTTAAACCTTATGAAAAAAGATTTACATGACAGTCAATCAATTATAGTTCCTTTTACTATTTGACAACATTTGAGTAAGTTCATCACAGCATGTTAGAATCCTTTCTAAAGAAATCTAGCAACGCAGACTGCTGAAACACAAGATTAGCAGAAGTTATCAGCTACAATTTGGTATACCAGACATGGCAAATTCTAGGTTTTGATATATCTATGCATGTTTGACCTTTGTAGGCGTGCCTGATTAAAGACCCTCAAAGGCACCTAAACTATGCGAGGGCAGAAAACATCGTTACTTGCCCATCATACCCTTTCACCTACTTGTTGCAGAACTCTTCGAAGTTCATCTGCCATCCCTTGTAAGAGAACAGGTTTTTGAATCATTCCATTCATTCCTATATGTAGACATCGCTCCCAAGTATTTTCCTCAGCACTCGCTGTCACAGCTATAATCAACGGCCAATTATGGCTGCAGAACTTTCGAATTCTCATTGCAACTTCAAATCCATCCATTTCAGGCATCTGAAGGTCCAAAACAACAATTCTGAAAGAATTTTCTGCTACAGTAAGTGCACTAAGGCATTCAAACCCAGATGAAACAGCAACTACTTCGCAACCTAGCTTCTCAAGAAGCATCTTGGTCACAGTGCGATTCACGTCATCATCGTCAGCTAGAATTATTCGAAGGCCTCTAAACTGAGAACTGAAATTTGGTTCATCTGAGGAATTTCCAGTAGGATATATGGTTCTTCCAAATGTTGGTGCGAACTGAAACCTCAGAACAAGTGTCATCCTTCGTGCAAGACCCTGATAGTTAGGGGATATCCATATCTTACCTTGCATCATCTGCTTATTAACATTATTCACAATAGTAAAGTCAGAGGTTGGCAAAATTAACAGGCACAGACTATTGCAATAGAACCATACATAAAGCTCTCAGCTGAAGAGCATGCTGCATTCTAGAGGGCAGTGTACTAAAAATGTGAAAGTAAAATATTCGTTATcttaatcatatttattatgtttgaTAATCCTTGAGTCAAACAGCATAATATTGGTTGCTTACAAACAGATCAACACAACAGTACTAACCAATCAGGAGATTGAGATAGACAAGATAATCTGAACTTGACCGGACTTCTTTTGGGTACAAAACTAACGCCATATGCAATGAAAGAAAAGCAATATTTCATTGGCACAGGAAGTTAGCCACATACGATTGGTAATTTCCGGGGCAAAATCATTAATTGTGcgataaaaattatagaaagtaACATGGAAACTCACCTGCACAAGTTTTTTGCACAAGCTGAAACTGAGTGCCTCCTTAATTTCTTTGCTATTGTGCCTCCTAACATGTTTTGCTGTCGATCCGTATGACTGAGAATTAAcctctttaattttgatttcaaaCTTTATGCATACATATTCATCTGCCTTACTAGGCCTCCATGTTACCAGCATTTTATCATTCTTGTCCTCACTACCACTCTCTAAGGAAACCTGAAATAAAACAGTTCCCCCTCCATCatacaaatttaatagatAACCAACCATATGCAAAATCACTTGAAAGGTCCTCTTCTCATCACCTATAACCTGATCAGGCAAAGAACTCTTAACATCTAATTCAAAACCAAAGCCTTTGTAAACAGACAAGCACTTGGCTAGACAAGAAGCCTCCTTAAGCATGGAATGCAGCCGAAAGGGCATCATCTCTAATGGGAACCTTCCGTCATTTTTTGTTGGAATCTCCATTGCATCATTAATCAGAGTTGAGAGAACGCTGCTGGTTTTCACCAAGGTGTCAGCAATAATCTTCTTCTCAAAGCTCATATTCTCTTCATGAAACATTGAAAGCAGGCCCAAGATTGAGTGCATTGGCCTCCTCATCCCATGACTCATCACCTTCTGAAATGAGTTCCTTGCCTGGCTTGCCATCATTGCATTCTTCTTCGCCTGTTGCAACACACGATTTTGCTCTCCTAGTTTCTCTCTCATAAGCTGAGATTCTTCAAGAACTGCAGCATGGGAAAGTGCCACAGCTACCTGATCAGCAACCACTTCCACTATTTCCATTTCCTGAATGCTCCAAACCCTTGAATCTGCATTTGGAAGCACCAAAACAAGTATAGCATAACAAGTATCAACCAATTCCGGTGTCCCCCCTTTGAAGTTTGAAACTCGAAGCATTGGCATTCGGATTGCTGCCACTGCACCAGCCTCATCAGAGCCCCCACCACTTGCAGATCCAAGAGCTGAATCCGGCCTTAAACTCTTCACCCCTATGCTCTCTCTTATCTCCAGAACATCGGGGTCATTAATTGGGATTGAAAGAGAATTATTTGAAGGACTAGCTCTCAACTCGTGAGTGAGGTTCATCTCTGTTCTATTCTCATTTGGCATCCAAACCGCACAATTATGTAAATCCAAAGTGTTAGAAAGCTCAACCAAAGTGGTGTATAATATGGTGTGCTTATCAAGCGACTTCCTAATTTCCCGAGTTAACATCCGGACATGCCAACTCgcttccttcttcttcttcatcatcccAACTTCTTGGTCCAATTCGAGCACATTTTGCTTCAAAAACAACTCCCTCACTTTCCATTTCAAGAGGAGAGGGATCAAAGTCAAGAGAGTTATCGCAGTTGCACAAGAAATCAAGGCTGTAAGGAGTTTGGCAATAGTGAGGGATAACATT
This window of the Citrus sinensis cultivar Valencia sweet orange chromosome 8, DVS_A1.0, whole genome shotgun sequence genome carries:
- the LOC102616236 gene encoding uncharacterized protein LOC102616236; its protein translation is MSVSSSAGAGEYHSKDFEWETLKQEIENDPSLQYHLLPYNSSPEAAQEAEKDSDAWKRFHSRHSSGKFFKERRYLLKEFPELVSCGGSSKLLEVGCGNGSTALPILRGNENIIVYACDCSSEILERAKEFVDAADIGSVKDRFCPFYCDFCTAGFPEWLACNSCLESFQQKQHDCFSDTEEKNKPHLKNLLRQDDCCIGGVDFITLIFTLSAVPLQRMPTAIRECYSVLKPGGLLLFRDYGLYDMTMLRFKPEQRVEFKEYMRSDGTRSYFFTIDSVRNLFVNAGFIEVELEYCCVKSVNRGKGKSMRRVWVHGKFRKPL
- the ETR3 gene encoding ethylene response 3 precursor (The RefSeq protein has 1 substitution compared to this genomic sequence), which codes for MLKALTLGFLLSCLVIVVSVSADDREYANCNCDDEQEGLWSVQNILDCQRVSDFFIAIAYFSIPLELLYFVSCSNVPFKWVLLQFVAFIVLCGLTHLLNGWTYYGPHSFQLMLSLTIAKLLTALISCATAITLLTLIPLLLKWKVRELFLKQNVLELDQEVGMMKKKKEASWHVRMLTREIRKSLDKHTILYTTLVELSNTLDLHNCAVWMPNENRTEMNLTHELRASPSNNSLSIPINDPDVLEIRESIGVKSLRPDSALGSASGGGSDEAGAVAAIRMPMLRVSNFKGGTPELVDTCYAILVLVLPNADSRVWSIQEMEIVEVVADQVAVALSHAAVLEESQLMREKLGEQNRVLQQAKKNAMMASQARNSFQKVMSHGMRRPMHSILGLLSMFHEENMSFEKKIIADTLVKTSSVLSTLINDAMEIPTKNDGRFPLEMMPFRLHSMLKEASCLAKCLSVYKGFGFELDVKSSLPDQVIGDEKRTFQVILHMVGYLLNLYDGGGTVLFQVSLESGSEDKNDKMLVTWRPSKADEYVCIKFEIKIKEVNSQSYGSTAKHVRRHNSKEIKEALSFSLCKKLVQMMQGKIWISPNYQGLARRMTLVLRFQFAPTFGRTIYPTGNSSDEPNFSSQFRGLRIILADDDDVNRTVTKMLLEKLGCEVVAVSSGFECLSALTVAENSFRIVVLDLQMPEMDGFEVAMRIRKFCSHNWPLIIAVTASAEENTWERCLHIGMNGMIQKPVLLQGMADELRRVLQQVGERV